The sequence AATTTAATACACTTCACGATGTCGAAGCTTATATTGAAAGCTCCTTTTATAGTGCTCATTTTAtcctatattatatttttattattttcgtGTCCATTGTCAAGGTGGTATAGCCCAACTGTGTGTAAAAGTGACTTGTTTTGACCTTCCTTCTTTGTAATGACTAAAATCTGGGTATAAAGCTGCAGTAAATATTAGCCtgcacattttttcattttctttacacTGATAGCATATGCTTAggattgtatttttaaaaatgtataggCTGCACTGTTTTCTTGCTCCCACTTAAAAAATACTACGAGTAGGCCTATATACCGCATATATAGCCCAAACTAGGAGTTTGTTGCACCACATAAATATTAGGAATTATTTACATCAGCTCGCTGTGACAGGTGGTCTGCACTGTGCTATTAATAGGTCTAAAGTGTATCGTTTTGCTCTTCACAGAAATGCCCAACACACTCCcagaatgtgtatatataagaCACGGTGACAAACAAACACGCTGCTTCAGAGTATTTAAACCGGAGAAATGGGAGGAATCAAAGGCAGCAGAGGAGGACTTAGTCATGAAACTTCCATCGGTTGCGCCAGGGATCTTCTCCCCCAGAGAGAGCAGCAGCGGCTCAGCTAGAAAATGAGTCGAGGACGTGAAGTACGTGCGCATCCAGCAGATGACGAGATGAAATGGAGAGTTTGGAACAGACGGACCTTGTAAACCCAGCCCGCGGATCCGTCGCAGTTTCACACAAGCAGGACAGAGGAGCGAACAGCAGGCAGTTTGTCAGCGGACCGACAGAGATTCACCACACGCACCGGACGGACATGGGGCTTAATGGCTTATGTGCGGCGCCGGTCGGCAGTCCAACCGCGGCGGAGTTGCTCGCGGATCTAGCCTCTCAGACTGACTCCCCGGGAATCACCACCCCAACGAAGCAATGCAAAACCGGCGTGCCGCTCTACAACGGCGGGGTGGTGTCGCCTTCTGCAACTGTAGAGGGCAACCACTCAGGCGTTTTGGCTCAGACGCCAAATGGTTACCCTGCCCAAGTAACGGGGGTGGAGGGGCAAACGGAGGGCCCCGGGTACCCCCTCACCAGCAGAGCCTGCCTGATGGAGAACGGGGACTGGACTGCTCATGAGAAGCACCCGTCAGTAATGCGGAGACTCAATGGTGACTTAAAAACCAGACAGGcacaacagcagaaaaagagatgTGGGGAGAATCGGGAGATTGGGCCAGAGACTGTTAACAGCCAGAGCGTGGGGTCACCTGGACCAGGAGGTTCTATGGACCCAGTATTCGCTTCAGGGGACTCAGACTGGAAGCGGAGAAGGTTGGTAGAGGGAGGCGTTGCAATCAAATCCACAGAAACCAGCAGAGTGGCTCGAGCAGTCGCCCCTCTCTCAGTTGCTGTCAACTGTGGCAACAGTTCCCATTCCAACCAGTTGGCTTCCTTAACCCACGCTGCCCCTCATAATAATCAGCACAGTGGGCACAGTAAGGTGGCTTCTTCAGGCCTTTCAGCTACACCCGGGGTACATGCTGCCCGTAACCCACCACTTCCTGCAGGGACTGGCTGGTCAGCAGAGCGCATAGCCAAGCAGTACATCGTCCCTTGCATGACGTATTATGGGATTTGTGTAAAGGACAACTTCCTGGGCTCCCAGCTGGGCGACAGAGTCCTGGAAGAGGTGGAGACTCTAAATCAGAATGGGAAGTTTCTCGGTGGGCAGCTGGTGAGCCAGAAGAACATTCCCTCCCTTAACATCAGGGGCGACCAGATCGCCTGGGTGGAGGGGAAAGAGCCCGGGTGCGAGAACATTGGAGTGCTGATGGCTCACATAGATGAGGCCGTCATGTACAGCTCTGCCAATGGACAGCTTGGGAACTGTGTCATCAACGGACGCACTAAGGTGAGAGGAGTGGGGGAGGGGGGTGCGGGTGAGAGGTTTTAAAAGAAACGTGCCAGAGAAAACGGAGGACAATAAAGGATGCCAGAGTAGAGCGTCAGTCTGACCTCATTCAAATTGTGCTAGGCTGTCTTGTCTGCCCTGCTTTACCTTCTATAATGCCGACATGTGGGTAGGCAAACACACACCATCGCACCACATGGGGAGAGTGCGCAGGGCTCCTGCTGATAGGATGTCAAGATGAGCCCTGTGTTTGTGGCACATGCGAGAGGGAGGGGCTGCAGTCCTACTCGCACTAGGTTTAGGCCTGCCGAAGTTTATCTCCCCGTCCTAGTCCCTGCCTTCATACCTCTGGCAccctaaagaagaagaaaacaaactcGGGGCTGTATCTCCTCCTGCCATCGCTTTATCTCTGCCAGAATTTTCTATCATCACTTTGACCCACACAAACATGGCACAGGCATGGCAGaggagtgtttgttttcatttccctTATCTTATATCTCATGCCACGTGagcagcatttttttcccccttatttTACTTTAGCATCACTACGTGACCCAGTTTTTCCATTGATATTTTTCAGACACAGTGCACAATTATCAGAGTGCGGCCCTCAGGAATGAGCcccaaaattacaaaatactTCCCCAATAGTTTGGGAAAAACATTGTagaagagcaaagaaaaaaaaagaattgaacTTTGTTAGTCTTTTTCCATGTGTTTATCTCTGTGTATATCTGTTAGGGGCACTGTATGCTCTCCCCCCTGTCTGTGTTTTACACGCCAGTCTGggctggggtttttttccctttgtttttttttgttttttttactcctgTTGAAATGCGCAACCTGTTTTATGTGGAAAAGACGTCCAGGATGGCTCTTGATGTTGACCAAATGTGATCTGATCTGAAAAAATAGACACATTAATGCTCCGCATTGGAAAGCTGTTGCCTGCAAGCTGGCAACCACACAAGTCTTTGCAGCGGTGTAGCAAATTAGCCAGCATTTATCTTTATGTCTATGCAAAATACAACACACAGATGTAAAAAGTTGCTTGAAACCATGTCAAAcaactgttttgttgtttgacaTAATaaaacatggatggatggatattcttTTTTCACCTCTATTTCCATAGTGCTTCCTTCACAACCTTGCTAACTCTGCTCAACTGCACATAGCACCCTGCCCTAAATGCATGTCTTACCATTTACGTCAGCTTGAGACTGTGTTTAAACGAGGTCTGTTGTGCTTATCTCACTGCAGCCGCCTTTGCTCCCTTAGACTTGGGCCGACAGCGCTGCTTCAGTAAAGTGAAGCCACTTTAACATAATGCCTGAGCAGAGCTGTGTAAGGGTAACACATGCCCAGTTTTCCACAATTACCCCCATCCCTGCACTTCAGAGTGcaaaaacagtaacagtaaGGTCTTGTGCATTGCTGTTGAATGGCATTCTGCCGTGTAGCCTGTCTCACATTAGAAAACACTCTTTATCTTTTGACACTTTAAGCTGCAGCTTACTTTCATGACAGAAGTGGATTTATCTTTGAAGTCAATAACGCATCGAAGGTGTTACTTCGAtcttgaaaacaacaacaacaaaagagcaAACACTTAACCCTGGAAACAGTATGCAAATCTTCAATGCAGAACTTTAACgctgtaaatgtaaaatgtgcTGATTCCAGTTTCTGCAGTGCCATGAAATTAGGAGGACAGTGAGTCAATCTTGGTTGATTATTAGATCccactgttttattgtgaaggatAATACATCCTTCACAATGTATTGTGTTAACTTTTACCTACTTGGTCATCTATTCTCTCTTAGATGGGATAACAAACCGAGTGACCCCTTGGTGAAAATGTTCGAGACCTAAACGGCAGTTGTTCCCAGGCCAAAATCACATTGTGCGCTCTTGgtgcataaaaataaaaggaaaaggtcCGTGCCGCATAGTACAAAATGTCCTGACGGGGTGTTTGTGTGGATTAGTGCGAGAGACAGCATTGCAATAGGTGCAATTGTGGAGTGAgcatgaaagaaagaggaagtgatAAGGAAAGGAAAAGAGGCAGTACAGAATACAGATACATGGAAGGGGCACCGTGTGGGTACTGTGGGGTACGTCCTCTCGTCTCATTGTCCAGAGTGCACTtgtattttttccttcttcttggtGTTCTGCTCTTCTTCTcgtcttttccttttctccacaTTTTCATTTCCCATGTCCTTTACTCCCTTTCTCCTTTCCCGTTTTATCAAGCCCCTTATTTGCTACTTGGGCAAAATATTTCCCTGCCGTTACCTTGGTAACAGGCCCATACAGAGTAGAGCTGCGCATTGTGTATGAAAGAGAtgaggagaggaaaaagagggCCTGGCAATGCCCAAAATAATGCCGCACCAGCAGTAAGTagcacttttttcccccaagcCTGTCTACTGTTAGTCAGCAGAAGGCCGGTTTCGCTGCCTGTGAGaacgtggggggggggggaaggcaAGGATTATAGTGTTAACAAAAGGAATGGTAATGTAGTTTACATGACCCAAGGTGATACTGGGAAAGTCTCAAAGATAAGGGATGGGTTAGAGGAGATGTGAACGTGCAGTGGATCAGGGGGTAAAGGGAAGACAGTGATGAGTAAGCGAGAAAGGGCGATGCAGCAGAAGCTTGGCATATTAGGACTGTCTGTCTTCTGCAGTAAAGTGTCCTTAGATGCCCCTCCTAGAGCTCAGCAGTGCCACCGTGCAGGCAGGAGCCAGAAGTCATATACTAACACGCAGGCTAGTCACTGAGTTCCTagcatggatggatgaatggttggattttcagtttttaaatcaatttaatTTCCTTTCAGATAATCTATGGTAAATAGAACCAGATTTTAGTTTTAACAGTTAACATTTGGTTTCCCTTTGATGACAAGTTGGTGTTTATAAGGACGCTTGCCTATCATTTTGAATGCATCTTAATGTGATGTTATGCAAGATCCACTACTCTAAAGGACCCAGGCTTGGTGCATAATATGTGGAGCtgctaattttttatttaaaaaaaagaaatagtgtATCGTGTACATGCAAATGCTAACACCTACAGAAATAGTCGTTTGACTGTGTTGCTTAGGCTAATATTCAGGGCTGACTCATACATAATGAGTGCAACTGTGGCTATAGTGTGACTGACTCATAAGGGCA comes from Astatotilapia calliptera chromosome 14, fAstCal1.2, whole genome shotgun sequence and encodes:
- the egln2 gene encoding egl nine homolog 2: MESLEQTDLVNPARGSVAVSHKQDRGANSRQFVSGPTEIHHTHRTDMGLNGLCAAPVGSPTAAELLADLASQTDSPGITTPTKQCKTGVPLYNGGVVSPSATVEGNHSGVLAQTPNGYPAQVTGVEGQTEGPGYPLTSRACLMENGDWTAHEKHPSVMRRLNGDLKTRQAQQQKKRCGENREIGPETVNSQSVGSPGPGGSMDPVFASGDSDWKRRRLVEGGVAIKSTETSRVARAVAPLSVAVNCGNSSHSNQLASLTHAAPHNNQHSGHSKVASSGLSATPGVHAARNPPLPAGTGWSAERIAKQYIVPCMTYYGICVKDNFLGSQLGDRVLEEVETLNQNGKFLGGQLVSQKNIPSLNIRGDQIAWVEGKEPGCENIGVLMAHIDEAVMYSSANGQLGNCVINGRTKAMVACYPGNGAGYVRHIDNPNGDGRCITCIYYLNKNWDAKKQGGLLQIYPEGKNVVAKVEPLFDRLLIFWSDRRNPHEVRPAYSTRYAITVWYFDAKERAEAKEKYRLATGQKGVQVPVTQNSRI